In Desertibacillus haloalkaliphilus, a single genomic region encodes these proteins:
- the ilvD gene encoding dihydroxy-acid dehydratase, with the protein MRSDMIKKGIDRAPHRSLLRAAGVKEEDMNKPFIGVCNSYIDIIPGHMHLNKFAEVAKEAIIEAGGIPFEFNTIGVDDGIAMGHIGMRYSLPSREIICDAAETVINAHWFDGVFYIPNCDKITPGMLMASVRTNVPSVFVSGGPMEAGRTKDGKSLSLASVFEGVGAFGSGKMTREELLEIEQSACPTCGSCSGMFTANSMNSLMEMLGLALPGNGTMVATSEERHQLIKDAAKHLMNLIEKDIRPRDIVTKETIDDAFALDMAMGGSTNTVLHTLAIANEAEIDYELNRINEVAERVPYLCKISPASDYSMDDVHKAGGVSAIIKELCEIDGAIHPERITITGESLYETVKDAEITDDVVIRRKDNPYSPVGGLSILYGNLAPDGAVIKVGAVDSSIQTFEGEAIVFESQEEAQKGIDDGTVKENHVVVIRYEGPKGGPGMPEMLAPTSSIVGRGLGTKVALITDGRFSGASRGISIGHISPEAAEGGPIAFVENGDKIKIDLPNRTLNLLVSDEELAKRKEGWVEPEPKVKKGYLARYSKLVTSANTGGIMKI; encoded by the coding sequence ATGAGAAGTGACATGATTAAAAAAGGGATAGATCGGGCCCCACACCGTAGTTTACTACGAGCTGCAGGTGTTAAAGAAGAAGATATGAATAAGCCGTTTATCGGTGTTTGTAACTCATATATTGATATTATTCCAGGGCATATGCATTTAAATAAATTTGCTGAAGTGGCAAAGGAAGCAATTATTGAAGCCGGCGGTATTCCGTTTGAATTTAATACGATTGGTGTTGACGATGGAATCGCGATGGGGCATATAGGCATGCGTTATTCATTACCAAGTCGAGAAATCATTTGTGACGCAGCTGAAACAGTGATTAATGCTCATTGGTTTGATGGGGTCTTCTACATCCCAAACTGTGACAAAATTACACCTGGTATGTTAATGGCATCGGTACGAACGAACGTCCCTTCCGTTTTTGTATCAGGTGGGCCGATGGAAGCTGGAAGAACAAAAGACGGCAAAAGCTTATCACTCGCTTCAGTCTTCGAAGGCGTCGGAGCTTTTGGTTCAGGAAAAATGACGAGAGAAGAGTTACTAGAAATTGAACAATCAGCTTGTCCGACATGTGGCTCTTGTTCAGGGATGTTTACAGCGAATTCAATGAACTCATTAATGGAGATGCTTGGTTTAGCACTACCAGGAAATGGAACGATGGTGGCAACATCAGAAGAGCGTCATCAACTAATTAAAGATGCTGCTAAGCACTTAATGAATTTAATTGAAAAAGATATCCGACCACGTGACATTGTCACAAAGGAAACGATTGATGATGCATTTGCTTTAGACATGGCAATGGGTGGCTCAACAAACACGGTTCTCCACACACTTGCGATCGCAAATGAAGCTGAAATTGATTATGAGCTCAACCGCATTAATGAAGTAGCAGAGCGTGTACCGTATTTATGTAAGATCAGTCCTGCTTCCGATTATTCGATGGATGATGTTCATAAGGCGGGCGGTGTTAGTGCCATTATAAAAGAGCTTTGTGAAATCGATGGAGCGATTCATCCAGAACGAATCACAATTACAGGTGAAAGCTTATATGAGACTGTAAAAGATGCAGAGATTACTGATGATGTCGTCATCAGAAGAAAAGACAATCCTTATAGTCCAGTAGGTGGCTTATCGATTTTATACGGCAACCTTGCTCCAGATGGCGCAGTCATTAAAGTTGGAGCTGTCGATTCATCGATTCAAACGTTTGAGGGAGAAGCGATTGTGTTTGAATCACAAGAAGAAGCACAAAAAGGGATTGATGATGGGACTGTCAAGGAAAATCACGTCGTTGTCATTCGTTATGAAGGACCAAAGGGCGGGCCAGGAATGCCGGAGATGTTAGCACCAACATCATCAATTGTTGGCCGCGGCTTAGGAACGAAAGTGGCGTTAATTACAGATGGAAGATTTTCTGGTGCATCTCGAGGAATTTCAATTGGACATATATCTCCTGAAGCTGCTGAAGGTGGTCCGATCGCTTTCGTTGAAAATGGCGATAAAATCAAGATTGATTTACCAAATCGCACGTTGAATCTATTAGTCTCAGATGAAGAGCTTGCTAAACGAAAAGAGGGCTGGGTAGAACCAGAACCTAAAGTGAAAAAAGGTTACTTAGCAAGATATTCAAAATTAGTAACATCAGCTAACACTGGTGGGATTATGAAAATATAA
- the ilvE gene encoding branched-chain-amino-acid transaminase, which translates to MSEQWIYLSGELVKKEDAKISVYDHGFLYGDGVFEGIRVYDGNVYKLEEHLERLYNSAKSIMLEIPHTSEELTEIIVKTLKKNQLKDAYIRLVISRGVGNLGLDPASCRTPQVIVIAESLSLFPQELYENGLEIVTVPTRRNRPDVLSPKVKSLNYLNNILVKIEARLAGVSEALMLNNEGYVAEGSADNVFIIKGNQLLTPPGYLGALEGITRNAIIDIAKDLGYEVKEEPFTRHDVFVADEVFLTGTAAEVIAVVKVDGRQIGEGVPGPETKNLLKAFRKHVVEDGVKVYEDNTGIEVS; encoded by the coding sequence GTGAGTGAACAATGGATTTATTTAAGTGGGGAGTTAGTAAAAAAAGAAGACGCAAAGATTTCCGTATACGACCACGGCTTCTTATATGGCGATGGGGTATTTGAAGGGATTCGAGTCTATGACGGAAATGTCTATAAGCTAGAAGAACATTTAGAACGTTTATACAACTCAGCAAAGTCAATTATGCTAGAAATCCCGCATACAAGTGAGGAGTTAACGGAAATTATCGTTAAGACACTCAAGAAAAATCAATTAAAGGACGCGTATATCCGCTTAGTGATATCACGAGGTGTAGGGAACCTCGGTCTTGATCCCGCATCTTGCCGTACACCACAAGTGATTGTTATTGCTGAAAGCCTATCGTTGTTCCCGCAAGAGCTTTACGAAAATGGACTAGAGATTGTAACTGTACCAACAAGACGTAATCGTCCGGATGTACTTAGTCCAAAAGTAAAATCATTAAATTATTTAAATAATATTTTAGTGAAAATTGAAGCGAGATTAGCAGGTGTTAGTGAAGCACTGATGCTAAATAACGAAGGGTATGTTGCTGAAGGATCAGCGGATAATGTCTTTATTATCAAAGGGAACCAACTCCTAACTCCACCCGGTTACCTCGGGGCATTAGAAGGGATTACAAGAAACGCAATTATTGATATTGCTAAAGATCTTGGATATGAAGTCAAAGAAGAGCCATTTACACGTCACGATGTGTTTGTTGCAGATGAAGTCTTTTTAACAGGTACAGCAGCTGAAGTTATCGCTGTAGTCAAAGTTGACGGTAGACAAATTGGTGAAGGGGTTCCTGGACCTGAAACAAAGAACTTGTTAAAAGCGTTCCGCAAACATGTTGTAGAGGATGGTGTGAAGGTTTACGAGGATAACACAGGAATCGAAGTAAGTTAA
- a CDS encoding metallophosphoesterase family protein, producing the protein MKILIISDSHGWTDELADVIAQQKPNVSAIFHCGDSELPHHAPQLENCYVVRGNCDFDEEFPEERVEEIEGTRVYMTHGHLYNVKMSHVPITYRAEEVGANIACFGHSHVATSFSENNVVYINPGSIRLPRNRKEQTYCICEINENREVTVTFYDRTGKDIPDLTSHYLIGQD; encoded by the coding sequence GTGAAAATCCTAATCATAAGCGATAGTCATGGCTGGACAGATGAGCTTGCTGATGTGATCGCTCAACAAAAGCCTAACGTGTCCGCTATTTTCCATTGCGGCGATTCTGAATTGCCACATCACGCACCGCAGTTAGAAAACTGTTATGTTGTGCGTGGAAATTGTGATTTTGATGAAGAATTTCCAGAGGAGCGAGTAGAAGAGATTGAAGGGACTCGTGTCTACATGACACATGGGCATTTATACAACGTAAAAATGAGCCATGTTCCGATTACATATCGAGCTGAGGAAGTGGGTGCCAATATAGCTTGTTTTGGGCACTCTCATGTGGCGACGTCTTTTAGCGAAAATAACGTTGTTTACATTAATCCAGGTAGCATTCGCTTACCGAGAAACCGCAAGGAGCAAACATACTGTATCTGTGAGATCAATGAAAATCGTGAGGTAACGGTCACATTCTATGATCGAACCGGAAAAGATATCCCAGACCTAACGAGCCATTATCTAATTGGCCAGGACTGA
- a CDS encoding XTP/dITP diphosphatase yields MKEIIIATKNKGKVNEFKAMFAEKGMVVKSLLDYEDIPDIVEDGQSFAENAKIKAETIAQKFGKTVLADDSGLIIDALNGHPGIYSARYAGPEKDDQKNIEKVLEELKGVPVEQRTARFHCAIAVSFPSGKTEIVEGNCEGLITQEPIGDHGFGYDPIMYIPEKDVTMAQLPEAEKNQISHRAQALKRLEEQWQEIFN; encoded by the coding sequence ATGAAGGAAATCATCATAGCAACAAAGAACAAAGGTAAGGTTAATGAGTTTAAAGCGATGTTTGCAGAAAAGGGCATGGTCGTCAAATCATTGCTTGACTATGAAGATATCCCCGATATCGTTGAAGACGGTCAAAGCTTTGCTGAAAACGCAAAAATAAAGGCAGAAACGATCGCTCAAAAGTTTGGGAAGACCGTTCTTGCTGATGATTCAGGTTTAATTATCGATGCTCTTAACGGGCATCCAGGGATTTACTCCGCTCGTTATGCGGGGCCAGAAAAGGACGACCAAAAAAATATTGAAAAGGTGTTAGAAGAATTAAAAGGAGTCCCAGTCGAACAACGTACGGCGAGGTTTCATTGTGCAATTGCGGTATCATTTCCATCTGGAAAAACGGAAATTGTTGAAGGAAACTGTGAAGGGTTGATTACTCAAGAACCGATCGGGGACCATGGATTTGGCTATGATCCCATTATGTACATACCAGAGAAAGATGTAACGATGGCACAACTGCCCGAAGCAGAGAAGAATCAGATCAGCCATCGTGCTCAAGCGTTAAAGAGGCTTGAGGAGCAGTGGCAGGAAATTTTTAATTAA
- the rph gene encoding ribonuclease PH, which produces MRVDQRQHNELRPVHIEKNYLKHPEGSVLIAMGDTKVICTASIEDRVPPFMRGQGKGWVTAEYSMLPRATEQRNIRESSKGKVTGRTMEIQRLIGRAMRSVIDLDKFGERTVWIDCDVIQADGGTRTAAITGAFVAVVLAFENYLNRKIIKTLPVKDFLAAISVGVDPKLGELLDLCYSEDSKADVDMNVIMTGSGEFVELQGTGEEATFSRKQLDQLLDLGHHGIEQLIEIQQQVIGEKVTNMILDKQKTSMEKEE; this is translated from the coding sequence GTGAGAGTAGACCAAAGACAGCATAACGAGTTAAGGCCAGTACATATTGAAAAAAATTATTTGAAACATCCGGAAGGATCTGTATTAATAGCCATGGGGGATACAAAGGTCATTTGTACGGCAAGTATTGAAGACCGAGTCCCCCCATTTATGAGAGGTCAAGGAAAAGGATGGGTGACGGCTGAATATTCAATGTTACCTCGCGCCACTGAGCAGCGTAATATCCGAGAATCCTCAAAGGGTAAGGTAACAGGAAGAACGATGGAGATCCAACGGTTGATCGGACGTGCGATGCGCTCAGTGATCGATTTAGATAAATTTGGAGAGCGGACAGTTTGGATTGACTGTGATGTCATTCAAGCTGATGGAGGTACACGTACAGCAGCGATTACAGGTGCGTTTGTCGCGGTTGTGTTAGCATTTGAAAACTATCTGAATCGAAAAATAATCAAAACTCTTCCAGTCAAAGACTTCTTAGCAGCGATTTCTGTTGGGGTAGACCCAAAACTTGGAGAGCTCTTAGACTTGTGTTACAGTGAGGATTCAAAGGCTGATGTCGACATGAATGTGATCATGACTGGTAGTGGCGAATTTGTAGAGTTGCAAGGTACAGGTGAGGAAGCAACGTTTTCTAGAAAGCAGCTTGATCAATTATTAGATCTAGGGCATCACGGAATTGAACAATTAATCGAAATTCAACAGCAAGTGATTGGTGAGAAGGTAACCAATATGATTTTAGATAAACAAAAAACAAGCATGGAAAAGGAAGAGTAA
- a CDS encoding GerMN domain-containing protein, whose amino-acid sequence MRNLFRTGVPVILLLSLSLIVSACNFGADETLNEMDSPPVDYIDEGEPLETDMDGDAPLVEEGEATEDVDENSMTDTVTRELYLLDQDGLVVPQTMELPKEEGAIKQSLEYLVEGGPITNELPSGFRAVIPSGTEVDVHLEDGVAIVDFSPEFEEYLPEDEMKILQAITWTATQFEEVDRVQIRINGYEQETMPVNDTPIGEGFSRANGINLETEGVVDLVNSKGVTLYFLSQQGDNTYYVPVTRRVAKSNDQSTYQTVVSELLNGPSSHSTLLTDIRYGVELIDEPDYQNGVVTLNFNEALLNQSEGEALSEDVLNMLVLSLTEQEGVEQVALHVNGESEILKASGEPLAEPVSRPTRVNTGQF is encoded by the coding sequence ATGCGTAACTTATTCAGAACAGGAGTGCCAGTCATTTTACTTCTTTCTTTATCACTCATTGTTTCTGCTTGTAACTTTGGTGCAGATGAAACGTTAAACGAGATGGATTCTCCACCAGTCGATTATATTGATGAAGGAGAGCCGTTAGAAACGGACATGGACGGTGACGCACCGCTAGTAGAGGAAGGTGAAGCGACGGAGGACGTTGACGAAAATAGCATGACTGACACGGTTACTCGTGAATTGTATTTACTTGATCAAGACGGATTAGTTGTGCCACAAACAATGGAATTACCGAAAGAAGAAGGTGCAATCAAGCAATCATTAGAATATTTAGTTGAGGGTGGACCAATTACAAACGAATTACCTAGCGGATTTCGAGCAGTTATTCCATCAGGAACTGAAGTAGATGTTCACTTAGAAGATGGCGTTGCCATTGTTGATTTTTCGCCTGAATTTGAAGAGTACCTTCCTGAGGATGAGATGAAGATCCTACAAGCGATTACGTGGACAGCGACACAATTTGAAGAGGTAGATCGTGTACAAATCCGTATCAACGGTTATGAGCAGGAGACAATGCCTGTCAATGATACTCCAATCGGGGAAGGTTTTAGCCGAGCAAATGGCATTAACCTTGAGACAGAAGGAGTCGTTGACCTTGTTAATAGTAAAGGGGTTACCCTTTACTTCCTTTCACAGCAGGGGGACAACACTTATTATGTCCCTGTGACTAGAAGGGTTGCAAAGAGCAATGACCAAAGTACTTATCAAACGGTTGTCTCAGAGCTATTGAATGGCCCTTCAAGTCACTCAACATTATTAACGGATATTCGTTACGGTGTTGAACTCATTGATGAACCTGATTACCAAAATGGTGTCGTCACCTTAAACTTCAACGAGGCCCTATTAAATCAATCAGAAGGTGAAGCTCTATCAGAAGATGTCCTAAACATGTTAGTGCTATCACTAACAGAACAAGAAGGGGTGGAGCAAGTGGCCCTGCATGTTAATGGAGAAAGCGAGATCTTAAAGGCTTCTGGAGAACCGCTTGCTGAACCAGTTTCAAGACCTACAAGGGTCAATACTGGGCAATTCTAA
- the racE gene encoding glutamate racemase, with translation MNKPIGVIDSGVGGLTVAKEILRQLPKEEIIYIGDTERCPYGPRPAEEVRQFTWQMIKKLVDQGIKMLVIACNTATAVVLEEVKEKLSIPVVGVVHPGAITALKMTKRDHVAVIGTSGTIESKAYEKALKSINSDVEIESLACPRFVPLVEQGILDGSEALAVVEETLKPLINRSFDTLILGCTHYPLLGEVIQQVVGEQKELICSGDETAREVSALLYHQNLLYTEQRTPNHMFYTTGDGDRFKRIANNWLDFEIEHVERIQLG, from the coding sequence TTGAATAAACCAATTGGTGTGATTGATTCAGGTGTAGGTGGATTAACGGTTGCAAAAGAAATTTTAAGGCAACTACCAAAAGAAGAAATTATCTATATAGGTGATACGGAACGATGTCCATATGGACCACGACCAGCTGAAGAAGTACGGCAGTTTACGTGGCAAATGATTAAGAAGCTAGTTGATCAAGGGATCAAAATGCTAGTGATTGCTTGTAATACCGCAACAGCCGTTGTTCTTGAGGAAGTGAAAGAAAAGCTTTCAATTCCAGTGGTTGGTGTCGTTCATCCAGGAGCGATCACCGCCTTGAAAATGACGAAGAGAGATCATGTTGCCGTCATTGGTACGTCAGGGACGATTGAAAGTAAAGCTTATGAAAAAGCGTTAAAAAGTATAAATAGTGATGTTGAAATAGAATCTCTAGCGTGTCCGCGTTTTGTCCCGTTAGTTGAGCAAGGGATATTGGATGGAAGTGAAGCACTAGCTGTCGTTGAAGAGACATTAAAGCCGCTAATCAACCGTTCATTTGATACACTTATACTCGGTTGTACACATTACCCATTGCTTGGCGAAGTGATTCAACAAGTCGTCGGTGAACAGAAAGAGTTGATTTGTTCAGGTGATGAAACGGCGCGGGAAGTAAGTGCTCTTCTTTATCATCAAAATCTCTTATATACGGAGCAACGAACACCAAATCATATGTTTTATACTACCGGTGATGGTGACCGATTTAAACGGATCGCTAATAACTGGTTAGATTTTGAAATTGAACATGTAGAACGAATACAGTTAGGATAA
- the ptsP gene encoding phosphoenolpyruvate--protein phosphotransferase → MSNKISGIAASAGIAIAKAFVLEEPEYTIDSKKVEDPAAELKRFEDALEKAKGELNVIKDKAKEELGEDKAEIFAAHLLVLSDPELVDAVKDKINNDQVNAESALDEVSSMFISMFENMDNEYMKERAADIRDVSKRVLGHLLGLETRSLAMIDEETVIIAEDLTPSDTAQLNPTYIKGFATDIGGRTSHSAIMSRSMEIPAVVGTKTVTKDIPSGTTIIVDGLAGEVIVDPTEDELQAYKQKLADYQEQKAEWAKLVNEATTTKDGAHVELAANIGTPNDLTGVLNNGAEGIGLYRTEFLYMGRDNLPSEEEQFEAYKTVVEKMEGKPVVIRTLDIGGDKELPYLDLPKELNPFLGFRAIRLCLEEKEIFRTQLRALLRASAFGNLKIMFPMIASLEELREAKNMLETEKSQLQKEGVSVSDELEVGIMVEIPSTAVAADLFAKEVDFFSIGTNDLIQYTMAADRMNERVSYLYQPYHPAILRLINMVINAAHKEGKWAGMCGEMAGDEIAIPLLLGLGLDEFSMSATSILPARSQMSKLSKADLATLAEKAMMAGTSEEVQKLVETYNQ, encoded by the coding sequence ATGAGTAACAAAATTTCAGGGATTGCAGCATCGGCAGGGATTGCAATTGCGAAAGCATTTGTGCTTGAAGAACCTGAATATACGATTGATTCTAAAAAAGTAGAAGATCCTGCCGCTGAACTCAAACGATTTGAAGATGCGCTAGAGAAAGCAAAAGGTGAGCTAAACGTCATCAAAGATAAGGCAAAAGAAGAGCTAGGGGAAGACAAAGCAGAAATCTTTGCCGCTCATCTTCTTGTATTAAGCGATCCAGAGCTTGTCGATGCCGTTAAGGATAAGATTAATAATGATCAGGTAAATGCTGAATCAGCGTTGGATGAGGTTTCTTCGATGTTTATCTCCATGTTTGAGAACATGGATAATGAATATATGAAGGAACGTGCAGCAGATATTCGTGACGTATCAAAGCGAGTACTTGGTCACTTATTAGGTCTTGAGACAAGATCATTAGCCATGATTGATGAAGAAACAGTGATTATTGCTGAGGATTTAACACCATCGGACACTGCGCAGTTAAACCCAACGTATATTAAAGGGTTTGCCACAGATATTGGTGGGCGTACGTCACACTCAGCGATTATGTCACGTTCAATGGAAATTCCAGCTGTTGTTGGGACGAAAACCGTCACAAAAGATATTCCGTCAGGTACAACAATTATTGTCGATGGCCTAGCTGGTGAGGTCATTGTCGACCCAACTGAAGACGAGCTACAAGCATACAAGCAAAAACTTGCTGATTATCAGGAGCAGAAGGCAGAGTGGGCTAAGCTTGTCAATGAAGCGACGACGACAAAAGATGGCGCACATGTGGAGCTTGCTGCAAATATCGGAACACCAAATGATTTAACAGGCGTTCTTAATAATGGAGCAGAGGGCATCGGTCTTTACCGTACAGAGTTTTTATATATGGGACGAGATAACCTTCCATCAGAGGAGGAGCAATTTGAAGCGTACAAAACAGTGGTTGAAAAAATGGAAGGCAAGCCAGTTGTTATCCGTACGTTAGATATCGGTGGGGATAAGGAACTGCCATATTTAGACTTGCCAAAAGAGTTAAATCCATTTTTAGGCTTCCGTGCGATTCGTTTATGCTTAGAAGAAAAAGAAATCTTTCGCACACAACTACGAGCATTGTTACGTGCAAGTGCTTTTGGAAACTTAAAAATTATGTTCCCAATGATTGCTTCATTAGAGGAGCTTCGTGAAGCAAAAAATATGCTTGAAACGGAAAAGAGCCAATTGCAAAAAGAAGGGGTTTCTGTCTCTGATGAGCTTGAAGTTGGAATCATGGTTGAGATTCCTTCAACAGCGGTTGCAGCTGATTTATTTGCAAAAGAAGTTGATTTCTTTAGCATTGGGACAAATGACTTAATTCAATATACCATGGCCGCTGACCGAATGAATGAACGCGTTTCTTACTTATACCAACCATATCATCCAGCCATCTTACGTTTAATTAACATGGTGATTAATGCTGCTCATAAAGAAGGAAAATGGGCAGGGATGTGTGGTGAAATGGCTGGAGATGAAATCGCGATCCCACTACTTTTAGGACTAGGTCTTGATGAATTTAGTATGAGTGCGACGTCGATTTTACCGGCACGAAGTCAAATGAGTAAGCTTTCAAAAGCAGACCTTGCTACACTAGCTGAAAAAGCAATGATGGCAGGTACGTCTGAAGAAGTTCAAAAGTTGGTTGAAACTTATAATCAATAA
- a CDS encoding phosphocarrier protein HPr: MAEKTFKITAETGIHARPATQLVNKAGQFSSDITLEHNGKSVNLKSIMGVMSLGVGQGGTVTIKADGSDADEALQALEEIIKEGLGE; the protein is encoded by the coding sequence ATGGCAGAAAAAACATTTAAAATTACAGCAGAAACAGGAATTCACGCGCGTCCAGCGACGCAGTTAGTTAATAAAGCAGGACAATTTTCATCTGATATTACTCTTGAGCACAATGGGAAATCAGTGAACTTAAAATCAATTATGGGCGTAATGTCTTTAGGCGTTGGACAAGGAGGTACAGTTACGATAAAAGCAGATGGCTCTGATGCGGATGAAGCACTACAAGCGTTAGAAGAAATCATTAAAGAAGGGCTTGGGGAATAA
- the ptsG gene encoding glucose-specific PTS transporter subunit IIBC yields MFKKAFGILQRVGRALMTPVSVLPAAGLLLGLGHENVFDIPVLANAGDVIFSNLALLFAIGVAIGLADGDGVAGLAAVIGYLVMNSTLGIMANYMGAETEVVLGIETIQMGVFGGIIIGLVAAALYKRFYNIELPPFLGFFAGKRFVPIITAATSVLLGIIFVFVWPPIQEVIDWFSVLATETGSTVAAFIFGFTQRALIPFGLHHIFYQPFWYEFGRFVNDAGEVVRGDMTRFFAGDPTAGTFMAGLFPFMLFGLPAAALAIYHEAKPQHKKYVGGIMASAALTSFLTGITEPIEFAFLFVAPVLFLIHCVFAGFSFVVMDLLGVKAGFTFSGGFIDYVLYWGLSTNSWMVIPVGLGFAVIYYFGFRFAIRKWDLATPGREPDEDDSDDKDANQGNNEQLAGQVLVALGGKENITNLDACITRLRVSVKEKDDVDKDRLKKLGASGVLEMGNNIQAIFGTKSDTLKGQIKDIMNGKEVSKNIDAQQVDPVKDEHTTKACDFDSEQLISPLEGKVLPLADVPDEVFSSKMMGDGFAIEPTKGVVIAPMDAKVVNLFPTKHAIGLETKGGHEILIHVGIDTVQLDGEGFETLVNQGDEVKRGQELLKINLDYIKEHAPSVVTPIIFTNLNEDQEVKVNKEGAVELGESEIVTIQHK; encoded by the coding sequence ATGTTTAAAAAGGCATTTGGAATTTTACAACGTGTCGGCCGTGCGCTCATGACACCAGTTTCGGTCTTACCAGCTGCCGGGCTATTACTTGGACTTGGCCATGAAAATGTCTTTGACATTCCCGTTTTGGCTAATGCCGGTGATGTTATTTTTAGTAACTTGGCTTTACTATTTGCGATAGGTGTCGCTATTGGCCTTGCTGATGGTGATGGAGTTGCAGGTTTAGCAGCTGTGATCGGTTATCTAGTGATGAACTCGACATTAGGCATTATGGCTAATTATATGGGTGCGGAAACCGAAGTCGTCCTCGGGATTGAAACGATCCAGATGGGGGTATTTGGCGGGATCATTATTGGTCTTGTCGCTGCTGCTTTATACAAACGTTTTTATAATATTGAGTTACCGCCATTTTTAGGGTTCTTTGCTGGTAAGCGTTTTGTTCCAATCATTACAGCGGCAACATCTGTATTATTAGGTATCATTTTCGTATTTGTTTGGCCACCTATCCAAGAAGTCATCGATTGGTTCTCTGTCCTAGCGACAGAGACGGGTTCTACAGTGGCAGCGTTTATCTTTGGTTTTACACAGCGTGCGTTAATCCCTTTCGGTCTCCATCACATTTTCTATCAGCCGTTCTGGTATGAATTTGGACGCTTTGTCAATGACGCTGGTGAGGTCGTTCGAGGGGATATGACGAGATTCTTCGCAGGAGATCCGACTGCTGGTACATTTATGGCTGGTTTATTCCCATTTATGTTATTTGGTTTACCAGCAGCTGCACTTGCCATTTACCATGAGGCAAAACCGCAACATAAAAAATATGTCGGTGGGATTATGGCTTCAGCAGCCCTTACAAGCTTCTTGACAGGGATCACTGAGCCGATTGAATTTGCGTTTTTGTTTGTTGCACCGGTCTTGTTTTTAATCCATTGTGTGTTTGCGGGATTCTCGTTCGTTGTGATGGATTTACTCGGTGTTAAGGCTGGGTTCACTTTCTCAGGCGGGTTCATTGACTACGTCCTATATTGGGGTCTATCAACAAACTCTTGGATGGTTATTCCTGTCGGCCTTGGCTTTGCTGTGATTTATTACTTTGGATTCCGATTTGCGATTCGAAAATGGGATCTTGCGACACCAGGCCGTGAACCTGATGAGGATGATTCAGACGATAAGGATGCCAATCAAGGTAATAACGAACAGTTAGCAGGTCAAGTATTAGTTGCATTAGGTGGGAAGGAAAATATCACTAACCTTGATGCCTGTATTACTCGCCTGCGTGTGTCAGTTAAAGAAAAAGATGACGTTGATAAGGATCGACTCAAAAAGCTAGGAGCTTCAGGTGTGCTTGAAATGGGGAATAACATTCAAGCGATATTTGGTACCAAATCTGATACGTTAAAAGGGCAAATTAAAGATATCATGAATGGAAAAGAAGTCAGTAAAAACATTGATGCACAACAAGTAGATCCAGTGAAGGATGAACATACTACAAAAGCATGTGATTTTGATAGTGAGCAACTGATCTCACCACTTGAAGGGAAAGTGTTGCCTTTGGCTGATGTGCCGGATGAGGTCTTTTCATCTAAGATGATGGGAGATGGCTTCGCGATTGAACCTACAAAAGGTGTTGTTATAGCGCCTATGGATGCCAAGGTTGTTAATCTTTTCCCAACGAAGCATGCGATAGGCCTTGAAACAAAGGGCGGACATGAAATTTTGATTCACGTCGGTATTGATACCGTACAACTTGATGGTGAAGGTTTTGAAACGTTGGTGAATCAAGGTGATGAAGTGAAGCGTGGACAGGAACTATTAAAGATCAACCTGGACTATATAAAAGAACATGCACCATCAGTGGTCACTCCAATCATTTTTACTAATTTAAATGAAGACCAAGAGGTTAAGGTGAACAAAGAAGGTGCTGTCGAGTTAGGTGAATCTGAAATAGTTACTATTCAACATAAATAA